From the genome of Deinococcus cellulosilyticus NBRC 106333 = KACC 11606, one region includes:
- a CDS encoding phosphotransferase family protein has protein sequence MKEVFPHIQQVFGEVKVLESSPFPSGMAFPIHRLKLRTPEGPLDVVVKLYPAGFQAAFEREARALQTLPVHQVPVPELLGTSELADSSALVMEWIEGCPLMDLLDQEGWMQRFVEQLVQIHLPVETLQLQNRSEHAERWHSRFENGFQSQYAGVLAWVEQHLQDAAALGPVLLHQDYHPWNVLVRPAGGLVVLDWDWSVGDPREDVAWTRFILQKASRPELAEDFTQGYCALVPEARDHLEVFDVLAHLRWLQMLDRPSARGPITEEIRQWIEHLKAETHQLIQTITGISVTQGN, from the coding sequence ATGAAGGAAGTGTTTCCCCACATCCAGCAGGTTTTTGGTGAGGTGAAGGTACTGGAATCCAGCCCTTTTCCCAGCGGCATGGCTTTCCCGATCCATCGTCTGAAGCTCAGGACCCCTGAAGGACCTCTGGATGTGGTGGTCAAACTCTACCCTGCTGGTTTTCAGGCCGCTTTTGAAAGAGAAGCCCGGGCCTTACAAACCCTGCCTGTGCATCAGGTGCCTGTCCCTGAATTGCTGGGCACATCAGAACTTGCAGACAGCAGTGCCCTGGTCATGGAATGGATTGAGGGCTGTCCGTTGATGGATCTGCTGGATCAGGAGGGCTGGATGCAGCGTTTTGTGGAGCAACTGGTGCAGATTCACCTGCCAGTTGAAACGCTGCAGCTTCAAAACAGAAGTGAACATGCTGAACGCTGGCACTCTCGTTTTGAAAATGGTTTTCAGAGCCAGTACGCAGGGGTTCTGGCCTGGGTGGAACAGCACTTACAAGATGCTGCTGCACTGGGTCCAGTGCTGCTCCATCAGGATTACCATCCCTGGAATGTGCTGGTGCGTCCTGCTGGAGGTCTGGTGGTGCTGGACTGGGACTGGTCGGTGGGAGACCCGCGTGAAGATGTGGCCTGGACCCGCTTCATCCTGCAGAAAGCCAGCCGTCCTGAGCTGGCAGAAGACTTTACACAAGGTTACTGTGCCCTGGTTCCCGAAGCCCGCGATCACCTTGAAGTGTTTGATGTGCTGGCCCACCTGAGATGGTTGCAGATGCTGGACCGACCCTCGGCCAGGGGACCCATCACCGAAGAGATCCGGCAGTGGATTGAGCATCTGAAAGCAGAAACCCACCAGTTGATCCAGACCATCACCGGGATTTCTGTGACACAGGGCAACTGA